Proteins co-encoded in one Thamnophis elegans isolate rThaEle1 chromosome 1, rThaEle1.pri, whole genome shotgun sequence genomic window:
- the EIF2S1 gene encoding eukaryotic translation initiation factor 2 subunit 1: MPGLSCRFYQHKFPEVEDVVMVNVRSIAEMGAYVSLLEYNNIEGMILLSELSRRRIRSINKLIRIGRNECVVVIRVDKEKGYIDLSKRRVSPEEAIKCEDKFTKSKTVYSILRHVAEVLEYTKDEQLESLFQRTAWVFDDKYRKPGYGAYDAFKLAVSDPAILDGLDLTEDEKRVLIDNINRRLTPQAVKIRADIEVACYGYEGIDAVKEALRAGLSCSTESMPIKINLIAPPRYVMTTTTLERTEGLSVLSQAMAVIKEKIEEKRGVFNVQMDPKVVTDTDETELARQLERLERENAEVDGDDDAEEMEAKTED, from the exons ATGCCTGGATTAAGCTGTAGATTTTACCAGCATAAATTTCCTGAAGTAGAAGATGTTGTCATGGTCAATGTCAGGTCCATTGCAGAAATGGGAGCCTATGTTAGTCTTTTGGAATACAACAACATTGAGGGCATGATCTTACTCAGTGAGCTGTCCAGGAGACGAATCCGTTCTATAAATAAACTCATCCGAATTGGCAGAaatgaatgtgttgttgtcataagAGTTGATAAGGAGAAAG gTTACATTGACCTTTCAAAAAGAAGAGTGTCTCCAGAAGAGGCAATTAAATGTGAAGACAAATTCACCAAATCAaaaact GTTTACAGCATCCTCCGCCATGTTGCTGAGGTTTTAGAATATACAAAAGATGAACAGTTGGAGAGCTTGTTTCAGAGAACTGCTTGGGTATTTGATGACAAGTACAGAAAGCCTGGATATGGCGCATATGATGCCTTCAAACTTGCTGTCTC AGATCCCGCAATCCTCGATGGGCTGGATTTGACAGAAGATGAAAAGCGTGTGCTAATTGACAATATCAATAGACGTTTGACACCACAAGCAGTCAAAATTCGAGCAG ATATTGAAGTGGCCTGTTATGGTTATGAAGGTATAGATGCAGTAAAGGAAGCTCTGCGAGCTGGCCTAAGCTGTTCTACAGAGAGCATGCCAATCAAA ATAAATCTTATAGCTCCTCCTCGATATGTGATGACCACAACAACACTTGAAAGGACTGAAGGCCTTTCAGTCCTCAGCCAAGCCATGGCTGTCATTAAAgaaaaaattgaagagaaaagaGGTGTCTTTAATGTGCAAATGGAT CCCAAGGTGGTAACTGACACTGATGAGACTGAACTTGCAAGGCAGTTGGAAAGGTTGGAGCGGGAGAATGCTGAAgtggatggtgatgatgatgctgAGGAGATGGAAGCAAAAACTGAAGATTAA